A part of Ammospiza caudacuta isolate bAmmCau1 chromosome 7, bAmmCau1.pri, whole genome shotgun sequence genomic DNA contains:
- the LOC131559601 gene encoding olfactory receptor 14C36-like, whose amino-acid sequence MYNSSSISHFLLLALADTRQLQLLHFCLLLGISLAALLGNSLIISAVACGHHLHTPMFFFLLNLALSDLGSICTTVPKAMHNSLWDTRNISYTGCAAQLFFFLFFISAEYFLLTVMCYDRYVSICKPLHYGILLGSRACVHMTAAAWASAFLNALLLMANTFSLPLCHGNALGQFFCEIPQILKLSCSQSKLRKLGLIVGSSCLGLGSFVFIVFSYVQIFRAVLRIPSEQGRHKAFYTCLPHLAVICMFLSTILLAHLKPPSISSPYLDLTLSILYSVVPPALNPLIYSLRNQELKAGVGRLMTVCFQGAGH is encoded by the coding sequence ATGtacaacagcagctccatcagccacttcctcctgctggcacttgcagacacgcggcagctgcagctcctgcacttctgcctcttgctgggcatctccctggctgccctcctgggcaacagcctcatcatcagcgctgTAGCCTgtggccaccacctgcacacgcccatgttcttcttcctgctcaacctggccctcagtgacctgggctccatctgcaccactgtccccaaagccatgcacaattccctctgggacaccaggaacatttcctacacaggatgtgctgctcagctgtttttctttctgttcttcatctcagcagagtATTTCCTGCTGACcgtcatgtgctacgaccgctacgtaTCCATCTGCAAACCTCTGCACTATGGGAttctcctgggcagcagagcttgtgtcCACAtgacagcagctgcctgggccagtgcctttctcaatgctctgctACTCAtggccaatacattttccctgcccctgtgccatggcaatgccctgggccagttcttctgtgaaatacctcagatcctcaagctctcctgctcacagtCCAAACTCAGGAAACTGGGGCTCATTGTTGGCAGTTCCTGTTTAGGTTTGGGtagttttgtgttcattgttttctcctatgtgcagatcttcagggctgtgctgaggatcccctctgagcagggacggcacaaagccttttacacctgcctccctcacctggctgtgatCTGCATGTTCCTCAGCACTATTCTCTTGGCGcacctgaagcccccctccatctcctctccaTATCTGGATCTGACCCTTTCAattctgtactcggtggtgcctccagccctgaaccccctcatctacagcctgaggaaccaggagctcaaggctggaGTGGGGAGACTGATGACTGTATGCTTTCAGGGTGCTGGCCATTGA
- the LOC131559602 gene encoding olfactory receptor 14J1-like, which yields MSNSSSIRHFLLLALADTRQLQLLPFCLLLGISLAALLGNGLIISTVACGHHLHTPMFFFLLNLALSDLGSICTTVPKAMHNSLWHTRDISYTGCVTQLFFFMYFISAEFSLLTIMCYDRYVSICKPLHYGTLLGSRACAHMAAAAWASAFFYSLLHTANTFSLPLDRGNALGQFFCEIPQILKLSSSKSLLREIGLIAVSACLAFVCFVFIVFSYVQIFRAVLRIPSEQGRHKALSTCLPHLVVLSLFLSTCTFAYLKHPSISSPSVDLALSVLYSVVPPVLNPLIYSLRNQELKAAAWRLMIGCFQKHLTAGKFLLIICNESHL from the coding sequence atgtccaacagcagctccatcaggcacttcctcctgctggcattggcagacacgcggcagctgcagctcctgcccttctgcctcttgctgggcatctccctggctgccctcctgggcaacggcctcatcatcagcacCGTAGCCTgtggccaccacctgcacacgcccatgttcttcttcctgctcaacctggccctcagtgacctgggctccatctgcaccactgtccccaaagccatgcacaattccctctggcacaccagggacatctcctacacaggatgtgtcacacagctctttttctttatgtacttcatctcagcagagttttctctcctgaccatcatgtgctacgaccgctacgtgtccatctgcaaacccctgcactacgggaccctcctgggcagcagagcttgtgcccacatggcagcagctgcctgggccagtgcctttttctattcactgctgcacacagccaatacattttccctgcccctggaccgtggcaatgccctgggccagttcttctgtgaaatcccccagatcctcaagctctcctcCTCCAAATCCCTCCTCAGGGAAATTGGactcattgctgtcagtgcctgTTTAGCATTTgtctgttttgtgttcattgttttctcctatgtgcagatcttcagggctgtgctgaggatcccctctgagcagggacggcacaaagccctttccacctgcctccctcacctggtcGTGCTCTCCCTATTCCTCAGCACTTGCACATTTGCCTACCTGAAGCACCcatccatctcctccccatcagtggatctggccctgtcagttctgtactcagtggtgcctccagtcctgaaccccctcatctacagcctgaggaaccaggagctcaaggctgcagcaTGGAGACTGATGATTGgatgctttcagaaacatttaACTGCTGGAAAATTTTTGCTAATCATTTGTAATGAAAGTCATCTTTGA